A genome region from Streptomyces sp. NBC_01296 includes the following:
- the ybaK gene encoding Cys-tRNA(Pro) deacylase has translation MAKKKPPAGTPAIVALTSARAEFTVHAYEHDPAHPSYGEEAAQAMGVSPDRVFKTLVADVDGVLTVAVVPVSGSLDLKALAAAVAGKRASMADPALAERTTGYVLGGISPLGQRKRLRTVVDESAQAHATICVSAGRRGLEVELPPATLTTLTGATLAPIARP, from the coding sequence ATGGCGAAGAAGAAACCCCCGGCGGGTACGCCGGCGATCGTGGCCCTGACCTCCGCCCGGGCGGAGTTCACGGTGCACGCGTACGAGCACGACCCGGCGCACCCCTCGTACGGCGAGGAGGCGGCGCAGGCCATGGGGGTCTCCCCGGACCGGGTCTTCAAGACGCTGGTCGCGGACGTGGACGGCGTGCTGACGGTGGCGGTTGTCCCGGTGTCGGGCAGCCTCGACCTGAAGGCGCTGGCGGCGGCGGTCGCGGGGAAGCGCGCGTCGATGGCCGACCCGGCGCTGGCGGAGCGCACGACGGGGTACGTGCTGGGCGGCATCTCCCCGCTGGGTCAGCGCAAGCGGCTCCGCACGGTGGTGGACGAGTCGGCGCAGGCCCATGCCACGATCTGCGTCTCGGCCGGCCGCCGCGGCCTGGAGGTCGAGCTCCCGCCCGCCACCCTGACGACCCTGACGGGCGCCACCCTGGCCCCCATCGCCCGCCCGTAG
- a CDS encoding thioredoxin domain-containing protein, producing MSSRNSQANKAAARDRLRAEREKQAKKDKVRRQVLVAGAVVAVLALAGGIGYAVVQANQPGEWDKAADATLVAPKNTTGDNGTTVVIGKADAKKTLELYEDARCPICSQFEQSVGPQIKKDLDAGKYKIQYVGATFLDKGFGGSGSKNALSALGAALNVSPEAFLEYKSALYSKENHPEERDDKFGKDDYLLKVADQVPALKGNADFKKAVEDGTYNRWALEMSKLFEKSGLEGTPSLKMDGKKIEIKMAPEEFTAAVDKAIAG from the coding sequence ATGAGTTCACGCAACAGCCAGGCGAACAAGGCAGCGGCCCGCGACCGGCTGCGTGCCGAGCGCGAGAAGCAGGCCAAGAAGGACAAGGTGCGCCGCCAGGTGCTGGTGGCCGGCGCCGTCGTCGCCGTCCTCGCGCTGGCCGGCGGCATCGGCTACGCGGTCGTGCAGGCCAACCAGCCGGGTGAGTGGGACAAGGCCGCCGACGCCACGCTGGTCGCCCCGAAGAACACCACGGGCGACAACGGCACCACCGTGGTCATAGGCAAGGCCGACGCCAAGAAGACCCTCGAGCTCTACGAGGACGCGCGCTGCCCGATCTGCTCCCAGTTCGAACAGAGCGTGGGCCCGCAGATCAAGAAGGACCTGGACGCCGGCAAGTACAAGATCCAGTACGTCGGCGCCACCTTCCTCGACAAGGGCTTCGGCGGCAGCGGTTCGAAGAACGCGCTGAGCGCGCTGGGCGCGGCGCTGAACGTCAGCCCCGAGGCGTTCCTCGAGTACAAGAGCGCCCTGTACTCCAAGGAGAACCACCCGGAGGAGCGCGACGACAAGTTCGGCAAGGACGACTACCTGCTGAAGGTCGCGGACCAGGTGCCGGCGCTCAAGGGCAACGCCGACTTCAAGAAGGCCGTCGAGGACGGTACGTACAACCGCTGGGCGCTCGAGATGTCGAAGCTGTTCGAGAAGAGCGGCCTCGAGGGCACCCCGTCGCTGAAGATGGACGGCAAGAAGATCGAGATCAAGATGGCGCCGGAGGAGTTCACGGCCGCGGTCGACAAGGCCATCGCGGGCTGA
- a CDS encoding DUF2252 domain-containing protein — translation MAVPETTNEQRAEQILDVFDTAFGELLAADPAAFQVKFRKMAASAFAFYRGTACLFYADLERDRHGGPYLDERTGRVWIHGDLHAENFGTYMDSNGRLIFNVNDFDEAYVGPFTWDLKRFAASVALIGYTKALSDEQIGELVRTYAGAYRERIHRLAAGAKHEEVPSFTLDTAEGPLLTALRSARSRTRFSLLDSMTEIRDYERRFTSGGGSIELDAATRYKVLAAFDGYLETLPDESLVRPDSYRVKDVVGRRGVGIGSAGLPSYNILLEGHSDALENDVVIYLKQAQTPAVSRHITDRAVRDYFQHEGHRTVISQRALQAHADPWLGWTELDGSGQLVAEVSPYAVDLDWSDLDDPEEIAAVVADLGRATATMHAAADEAESGHSLVPFSTERAIDAAIAADEKGFAELLVDFAHAYGARARADHQIFVDLFRNGRIMH, via the coding sequence ATGGCGGTCCCCGAGACGACGAACGAGCAGCGCGCCGAGCAGATACTCGATGTGTTCGACACCGCATTCGGTGAGCTGCTCGCCGCCGACCCCGCGGCTTTCCAGGTCAAATTCCGCAAGATGGCCGCCTCGGCGTTCGCCTTCTACCGGGGCACGGCCTGCCTCTTCTACGCCGACCTGGAGCGGGACCGGCACGGCGGGCCCTACCTGGACGAGCGCACCGGCCGGGTCTGGATCCACGGCGATCTGCATGCCGAGAACTTCGGCACGTACATGGACTCCAACGGCCGGCTGATCTTCAACGTCAACGACTTCGACGAGGCGTACGTCGGACCCTTCACCTGGGACCTCAAGCGCTTCGCGGCCTCCGTCGCCCTGATCGGCTACACCAAGGCGCTCAGCGACGAGCAGATCGGCGAGCTGGTGCGGACCTACGCGGGCGCCTACCGGGAGCGGATCCACCGCCTCGCGGCGGGTGCCAAGCACGAGGAGGTGCCCTCCTTCACCCTGGACACCGCCGAGGGCCCGCTGCTGACGGCCCTGCGCTCGGCCCGCTCCCGCACCCGCTTCTCCCTGCTGGACTCGATGACCGAGATCCGCGACTACGAGCGCCGCTTCACCTCCGGCGGCGGCTCGATCGAGCTGGACGCGGCCACCCGCTACAAGGTGCTCGCCGCCTTCGACGGCTACCTGGAGACCCTGCCCGACGAGTCCCTCGTCCGGCCGGACTCCTACCGGGTCAAGGACGTGGTGGGCCGCCGCGGCGTCGGGATCGGCTCGGCCGGCCTGCCCTCGTACAACATCCTGCTGGAGGGGCACAGCGACGCCCTGGAGAACGACGTCGTGATCTACCTCAAGCAGGCGCAGACCCCCGCGGTGTCCCGGCACATCACCGACCGGGCGGTACGGGACTACTTCCAGCACGAGGGGCACCGCACGGTGATCTCCCAGCGCGCCCTCCAGGCGCACGCCGACCCGTGGCTGGGCTGGACCGAGCTGGACGGCTCCGGGCAGCTGGTGGCCGAGGTCTCCCCGTACGCGGTGGACCTGGACTGGTCGGACCTGGACGACCCGGAGGAGATCGCGGCCGTGGTCGCGGACCTGGGCCGGGCGACGGCGACCATGCACGCGGCGGCCGACGAGGCCGAGAGCGGGCACTCGCTGGTCCCGTTCTCCACCGAGCGGGCCATCGACGCGGCGATCGCCGCGGACGAGAAGGGCTTCGCGGAGCTGCTGGTCGACTTCGCGCACGCGTACGGCGCCCGGGCGCGCGCCGACCACCAGATCTTCGTGGACCTGTTCCGCAACGGCCGCATCATGCATTGA
- a CDS encoding LON peptidase substrate-binding domain-containing protein, with translation MTTVRLPLFPLNSVLFPGLVLPLNVFEERYRAMMRELLKTGDDEPRRFAVVAIRDGREVAPTAPGLPDQTALPERGPTAGFGADPIQAFHRVGCIADAATIREREDGSFEVLATGTARVRLLSVDSSGPYLVAELEELPEDGGEGAGALAEGVLRAFRNYQKRLAGARERSLSSPADLPDEPSVVSYLVAAAAVLDIPAKQRLLQAPDTATRLAEELKLLRAETAVIRHLPSLPAVDLTRAPTSPN, from the coding sequence GTGACCACCGTTCGCCTGCCCCTCTTCCCCTTGAACTCGGTGCTGTTCCCGGGACTCGTCCTCCCGCTGAACGTCTTCGAGGAGCGTTATCGCGCCATGATGCGGGAGCTGCTGAAGACGGGCGACGACGAACCGCGCCGCTTCGCGGTCGTCGCGATCCGCGACGGCCGGGAGGTCGCGCCGACCGCGCCCGGCCTGCCGGACCAGACGGCCCTGCCCGAGCGCGGCCCGACGGCCGGCTTCGGCGCGGACCCGATCCAGGCCTTCCACCGGGTGGGCTGCATCGCGGACGCGGCGACGATCCGGGAGCGGGAGGACGGCAGCTTCGAGGTCCTCGCGACCGGTACGGCCCGGGTCCGCCTGCTGTCGGTGGACTCCTCGGGCCCGTACCTGGTCGCGGAGCTGGAGGAGCTCCCGGAGGACGGGGGCGAGGGCGCGGGCGCGCTGGCGGAGGGGGTCCTGCGGGCCTTCCGGAACTACCAGAAGCGGCTGGCCGGAGCCCGGGAGCGGTCCCTGTCCTCGCCGGCGGACCTGCCGGACGAGCCGTCGGTGGTCTCGTACCTGGTGGCGGCGGCGGCCGTACTGGACATCCCGGCGAAGCAGCGGCTGCTTCAGGCGCCGGACACGGCGACGCGGCTCGCGGAGGAACTGAAGCTGCTGCGCGCGGAGACGGCGGTCATCCGCCACCTCCCGTCGCTCCCGGCGGTGGACCTGACGCGCGCGCCGACGAGCCCGAACTGA
- the dnaE gene encoding DNA polymerase III subunit alpha, with product MTKPPFTHLHVHTQYSLLDGAARLKDMFNACNEMGMTHIAMSDHGNLHGAYDFFHTAQKAGVTPIIGIEAYVAPESRRNKRRIQWGQPHQKRDDVSGSGGYTHKTIWAANATGLNNLFRLSSDAYAEGWLTKWPRMDKETISKWSEGLIASTGCPSGELQTRLRLGQFDEALKSAAEYQDIFGKERYFLELMDHGIEIERRVRDGLLEIGKKLGIPPLVTNDSHYTYASEAGAHDALLCIQTGKNLSDPDRFRFDGTGYYLKSTDEMYAIDSSDAWQEGCANTKLVADQVDTEGMFKFRNLMPKFDIPDGHTEVSWFREETMRGMHRRYPGGIPEDRMKQAEYEMDTIISMGFPGYFLVVADFIMWAKNQGIAVGPGRGSAAGSIVAYAMGITDLDPITHGLIFERFLNPERVSMPDVDIDFDERRRVEVIRYVTEKYGADKVAMIGTYGTIKAKNAIKDSARVLGYPYAMGDRLTKAMPADVLGKGIPLSGILDSSHPRYSEAGEIRAMYENEPDVKKVIDTARGVEGLVRQMGVHAAGVIMSSETITDHVPVWVRHSDGVTITQWDYPSCESLGLLKMDFLGLRNLTIMDDAVKMVKANKGIDIDLLGLPLDDPKTFELLGRGDTLGVFQFDGGPMRSLLRLMKPDNFEDISAVSALYRPGPMGMNSHTNYALRKNKQQEITPIHPELEGPLEEVLAVTYGLIVYQEQVQKAAQIIAGYSLGEADILRRVMGKKKPEELAKNFVIFEEGAKKKGFSDQAIKALWDVLVPFAGYAFNKAHSAAYGLVSYWTAYLKANFPAEYMAGLLTSVKDDKDKSAIYLNECRRMGIKVLPPNVNESEPNFAAQGDDVILFGLTAVRNVGSNVVESIIKTRKAKGKYSSFPDFLDKVEAVVCNKRTVESLIKAGAFDEMGHTRKGLVAHHEPMIDNVVAVKRKEAEGQFDLFGGMGDESASDEPGFGLDVEFSDVEWEKSYLLAQEREMLGLYVSDHPLFGLEHVLSDKTDAGISQLTGGEHSDGAVVTIGGIISGLQRKMTKQGNAWAIATVEDLAGSIECMFFPATYQLVSTQLVEDTVVFVKGRLDKREDIPRLVAMEMMVPDLSSAGTNAPVVLTIPTVKVTPPMVTRLGEILRHHKGNTEVRIKLQGPRSTTVLRLDKHRVQPDPALFGDLKVLLGPSCLAG from the coding sequence GTGACCAAGCCGCCGTTCACGCACCTGCACGTCCACACCCAGTACTCGCTGCTGGACGGTGCCGCGCGGCTGAAGGACATGTTCAACGCGTGCAACGAGATGGGCATGACGCACATCGCCATGTCCGACCACGGCAACCTGCACGGGGCGTACGACTTCTTCCACACCGCCCAGAAGGCGGGGGTCACGCCGATCATCGGCATCGAGGCGTACGTGGCCCCCGAGTCGCGGCGCAACAAGCGGCGCATCCAGTGGGGCCAGCCCCACCAGAAGCGCGACGACGTGTCCGGTTCCGGCGGCTACACCCACAAGACGATCTGGGCGGCGAACGCCACCGGGCTGAACAACCTCTTCAGGCTGTCCTCCGACGCCTACGCCGAGGGCTGGCTCACGAAGTGGCCGCGCATGGACAAGGAGACCATCTCCAAGTGGTCCGAGGGGCTCATCGCCTCCACCGGCTGCCCCTCCGGCGAGCTGCAGACGCGCCTTCGCCTCGGCCAGTTCGACGAGGCCCTGAAGTCGGCCGCCGAGTACCAGGACATCTTCGGCAAGGAGCGGTACTTCCTGGAGCTGATGGACCACGGCATCGAGATCGAGCGCCGGGTCCGCGACGGGCTGCTGGAGATCGGCAAGAAGCTCGGCATCCCGCCGCTGGTGACGAACGACTCGCACTACACGTACGCGAGCGAGGCCGGCGCGCACGACGCCCTGCTCTGCATCCAGACCGGCAAGAACCTCTCGGACCCGGACCGCTTCCGCTTCGACGGCACCGGCTACTACCTGAAGTCGACCGACGAGATGTACGCGATCGACTCCTCGGACGCCTGGCAGGAGGGCTGCGCCAACACCAAGCTGGTCGCGGACCAGGTCGACACCGAGGGCATGTTCAAGTTCCGGAACCTGATGCCGAAGTTCGACATCCCGGACGGCCACACCGAGGTCAGCTGGTTCCGCGAGGAGACCATGCGCGGCATGCACCGCCGTTACCCCGGGGGCATTCCGGAGGACCGGATGAAGCAGGCCGAGTACGAGATGGACACGATCATCTCGATGGGCTTCCCGGGCTACTTCCTCGTGGTCGCCGACTTCATCATGTGGGCCAAGAACCAGGGCATCGCGGTGGGCCCGGGCCGAGGCTCCGCGGCCGGCTCGATCGTCGCGTACGCCATGGGCATCACCGACCTCGACCCGATCACGCACGGCCTGATCTTCGAGCGCTTCCTGAACCCCGAGCGCGTCTCCATGCCCGATGTCGACATCGACTTCGACGAGCGTCGGCGCGTCGAGGTGATCAGGTACGTGACCGAGAAGTACGGCGCCGACAAGGTCGCCATGATCGGCACGTACGGCACCATCAAGGCCAAGAACGCGATCAAGGACTCCGCGCGCGTCCTGGGCTACCCGTACGCCATGGGCGACCGGCTCACCAAGGCCATGCCCGCCGACGTCCTCGGCAAGGGCATCCCGCTCTCCGGCATCCTCGACTCCAGCCACCCCCGCTACAGCGAGGCCGGCGAGATCCGCGCGATGTACGAGAACGAGCCGGACGTGAAGAAGGTCATCGACACCGCCCGCGGCGTCGAGGGCCTGGTCCGCCAGATGGGCGTGCACGCCGCCGGCGTGATCATGTCCAGCGAGACGATCACCGACCACGTGCCCGTCTGGGTGCGGCACTCCGACGGCGTCACCATCACCCAGTGGGACTACCCGAGCTGCGAGTCGCTCGGCCTGCTGAAGATGGACTTCCTCGGCCTGCGCAACCTCACGATCATGGACGACGCCGTCAAGATGGTGAAGGCCAACAAGGGGATCGACATCGATCTCCTGGGCCTCCCGCTCGACGACCCCAAGACCTTCGAACTGCTCGGCCGCGGCGACACTCTCGGTGTCTTCCAGTTCGACGGCGGGCCCATGCGCTCCCTGCTGCGCCTGATGAAGCCCGACAACTTCGAGGACATCTCCGCCGTCTCGGCCCTGTACCGGCCGGGCCCGATGGGCATGAACTCGCACACGAACTACGCCCTGCGCAAGAACAAGCAGCAGGAGATCACCCCGATCCACCCGGAGCTGGAGGGGCCGCTCGAAGAGGTGCTCGCGGTCACCTACGGCCTGATCGTCTACCAGGAGCAGGTCCAGAAGGCCGCCCAGATCATCGCCGGGTACTCGCTCGGCGAGGCCGACATCCTGCGCCGCGTGATGGGCAAGAAGAAGCCCGAGGAGCTGGCGAAGAACTTCGTCATCTTCGAGGAGGGCGCCAAGAAGAAGGGCTTCAGCGACCAGGCGATCAAGGCCCTGTGGGACGTCCTGGTCCCCTTCGCCGGCTACGCCTTCAACAAGGCCCACTCGGCCGCGTACGGCCTGGTCTCCTACTGGACCGCCTACCTCAAGGCGAACTTCCCGGCCGAGTACATGGCGGGCCTGCTCACCTCGGTCAAGGACGACAAGGACAAGTCCGCGATCTACCTGAACGAGTGCCGGCGCATGGGCATCAAGGTGCTCCCGCCGAACGTGAACGAGTCCGAGCCGAACTTCGCGGCCCAGGGCGACGACGTGATCCTCTTCGGCCTCACCGCGGTGCGCAACGTCGGCAGCAACGTCGTCGAGTCGATCATCAAGACCAGGAAGGCCAAGGGGAAGTACTCCTCCTTCCCCGACTTCCTGGACAAGGTCGAGGCCGTCGTCTGCAACAAGCGGACCGTCGAGTCGCTGATCAAGGCCGGCGCCTTCGACGAGATGGGCCACACCCGCAAGGGCCTGGTCGCCCACCACGAACCGATGATCGACAACGTCGTCGCGGTCAAGCGCAAGGAGGCCGAGGGGCAGTTCGACCTCTTCGGCGGAATGGGTGACGAGAGCGCGAGCGACGAGCCCGGCTTCGGGCTCGACGTCGAGTTCTCGGACGTGGAGTGGGAGAAGTCCTACCTGCTCGCCCAGGAGCGCGAAATGCTCGGCCTGTACGTCTCCGACCACCCGCTCTTCGGCCTGGAGCACGTGCTCTCCGACAAGACGGACGCCGGCATCTCCCAGCTGACCGGCGGCGAGCACTCCGACGGCGCCGTCGTCACCATCGGCGGCATCATCTCGGGCCTCCAGCGCAAGATGACCAAGCAGGGCAACGCCTGGGCCATCGCCACCGTCGAGGACCTCGCCGGATCCATCGAGTGCATGTTCTTCCCCGCGACCTACCAGCTCGTCTCCACCCAGCTGGTCGAGGACACCGTCGTCTTCGTCAAGGGCCGCCTCGACAAGCGCGAGGACATCCCCCGGCTCGTCGCCATGGAGATGATGGTCCCCGACCTCTCCTCGGCCGGGACGAACGCGCCCGTCGTCCTCACCATCCCGACGGTCAAGGTCACTCCTCCGATGGTCACCCGGTTGGGCGAGATCCTTCGCCACCACAAGGGCAACACCGAGGTCCGGATCAAGCTCCAGGGACCGCGGTCCACCACCGTGCTGCGCCTCGACAAGCACCGGGTCCAGCCCGACCCGGCGCTCTTCGGCGACCTCAAGGTGCTCCTCGGGCCGTCCTGCCTGGCCGGCTGA
- a CDS encoding ABC transporter permease — protein MSTTAVGAVGTAVGVLAPRARLFPSLAAVYRAQLSRARVSRIPLLFVATFQSVGIMILMRGVVDGGSEARAVVAGSSVLVVAFVALNLLAQYFGQLRASGGLDHYATLPVPPASVVLGAAAAYASFTLPGTLVTAVFGCLLFGLPMGGLWILAAVVPLAGAALAGLGAALGLLAPRQELATLAGQLGMSAALLLGVLPPERMPDVIVWARDLLPSTYGVEAFARTFAPHPDWAAVGLDLGVCGAVGVLSLAAATWAYRRASVR, from the coding sequence GTGAGCACCACTGCTGTCGGGGCTGTCGGGACCGCTGTCGGGGTGCTCGCACCGCGGGCGCGGCTCTTCCCGTCGCTGGCCGCCGTGTACCGGGCGCAGCTCTCCCGGGCCCGCGTGTCCCGGATCCCGCTGCTGTTCGTCGCCACCTTCCAGTCCGTCGGGATCATGATCCTGATGCGGGGCGTGGTGGACGGGGGCTCGGAGGCCCGGGCCGTGGTCGCGGGCTCGTCCGTGCTGGTCGTCGCCTTCGTCGCGCTGAACCTGCTCGCGCAGTACTTCGGGCAGCTGCGGGCCAGCGGCGGGCTGGACCACTACGCCACGCTGCCCGTGCCGCCCGCCTCGGTGGTGCTGGGCGCGGCCGCCGCGTACGCCTCCTTCACACTGCCGGGCACGCTGGTGACGGCGGTGTTCGGATGCCTGCTGTTCGGGCTGCCGATGGGCGGGCTGTGGATCCTGGCCGCGGTGGTGCCGCTGGCCGGGGCCGCGCTGGCCGGGCTGGGCGCGGCGCTCGGGCTGCTGGCACCGCGGCAGGAGCTGGCCACGCTGGCCGGGCAGCTCGGCATGTCGGCCGCGCTGCTGCTGGGAGTGCTGCCGCCGGAGCGGATGCCGGACGTGATCGTGTGGGCGCGGGACCTGCTGCCGTCGACGTACGGGGTGGAGGCCTTCGCGCGGACCTTCGCGCCGCATCCGGACTGGGCGGCGGTCGGGCTGGACCTCGGGGTGTGCGGGGCGGTGGGGGTCCTCTCGCTGGCCGCGGCGACGTGGGCGTACCGGCGGGCGTCGGTCCGCTGA
- a CDS encoding ABC transporter ATP-binding protein encodes MSTGTASARPSTAAAADAASDVVCVVRDLVKTYPAVRGRRGAPALPETRATDGICLDVRRGEIFGLLGPNGAGKSTLVRQLTGLLRPDSGAVTLLGHDLVRHPERAARLLAYLGQESTALDELTVALAAETTGRLRGLDVRTARAERDAVLEELGLTPIAGRPLKKLSGGQRRLACFAAALVGERPVLVLDEPTTGMDPVARRAVWAAVDRRRAQYGATVLLVTHNVIEAETVLDRVAVIDQGRVIACDTPAGLKARVSGEVRLELVWRTAPPLDVPEVAALAPAAAEAGRRWVLRLEPDEARAAVAAVTGGPAFAALDDFTLATPSLEDVYLALGGRTTKGLVKS; translated from the coding sequence GTGAGTACGGGCACAGCATCAGCACGACCGAGTACGGCAGCGGCCGCGGACGCGGCCTCCGACGTGGTCTGCGTGGTGCGTGACCTGGTCAAGACGTATCCCGCGGTACGGGGCCGGCGTGGGGCGCCCGCCCTGCCCGAGACCCGGGCCACCGACGGGATCTGCCTGGACGTCCGGCGCGGCGAGATCTTCGGCCTGCTCGGCCCCAACGGCGCCGGCAAGTCCACCCTGGTCCGCCAGCTCACCGGCCTGCTGCGGCCCGACTCCGGCGCCGTGACCCTGCTCGGCCACGACCTCGTACGCCACCCCGAGCGGGCGGCCCGGCTGCTCGCCTACCTGGGGCAGGAGTCCACCGCCCTCGACGAGCTCACGGTGGCGCTGGCCGCCGAGACCACGGGACGGCTGCGCGGGCTCGACGTACGGACGGCGCGGGCCGAGCGGGACGCCGTACTCGAGGAACTCGGGCTGACCCCGATCGCCGGGCGGCCCCTGAAGAAGCTTTCCGGCGGGCAGCGGCGTCTCGCCTGCTTCGCCGCCGCACTGGTGGGGGAGCGGCCCGTACTGGTCCTCGACGAGCCCACCACCGGCATGGACCCCGTGGCCCGGCGGGCCGTGTGGGCGGCCGTGGACCGGCGCCGCGCGCAGTACGGGGCCACCGTCCTGCTCGTCACGCACAACGTCATCGAGGCCGAGACCGTCCTGGACCGGGTCGCCGTCATCGACCAGGGCCGGGTCATCGCCTGCGACACCCCGGCCGGGCTGAAGGCCCGCGTCTCCGGCGAGGTCCGGCTCGAGCTGGTGTGGCGCACCGCGCCGCCGCTGGACGTACCGGAGGTCGCGGCGCTCGCGCCGGCGGCCGCCGAGGCCGGGCGCCGGTGGGTGCTGCGGCTGGAGCCCGACGAGGCGCGCGCCGCGGTGGCCGCGGTGACGGGCGGGCCGGCCTTCGCCGCCCTCGACGACTTCACGCTGGCGACCCCGAGCCTGGAGGACGTCTACCTCGCGCTGGGCGGGCGTACGACGAAGGGTCTGGTGAAGTCGTGA
- a CDS encoding NYN domain-containing protein: MDRCVVLVDAGYLLGAAASLLAGEPSRSRITVDHAALIQGLRERAEADTEQPLLRIYWFDGAPDRVPQPEHRRLRVMPRVTVRLGALTRSDGRWAQKGVDAAMHAELTELARNRACSDVVLVTGDGDLLPGLMSAKEHGVAVHLWAVQAADGDYNQSEDLVAEADERRVLDRAWITRAVRAKDLAGLCAPPPAPRPEIAAILSAPLPEAALAEAARSAGGNGAGAPAAAPEGNGAPVPAPAAGGKAVPTPKDLAGSLRAPGQQPGPAGAHGAAAQQPPAGSALRWSSDKGWIDRAGPLGEPAETASLPTLAQLTSAEQRWADREEDITTVGGDPFEVGQVFARRWMERLPETVHLQKLATMYPRIPHRIDGELLRYAARFGLLAHKDDQIDEHDRYAIRAGFWREIDVRAAAEHVAVTPSIVPAGPPTPAAE; encoded by the coding sequence GTGGACCGCTGCGTCGTCCTGGTGGACGCCGGCTATCTGCTGGGCGCCGCCGCCAGTCTTCTCGCCGGAGAGCCCTCCCGCTCCCGCATCACGGTCGACCATGCCGCCCTCATCCAGGGCCTGCGCGAGCGGGCCGAGGCCGACACCGAGCAGCCCCTCCTGCGCATCTACTGGTTCGACGGGGCACCCGACCGGGTCCCCCAGCCCGAGCACCGGCGGCTGCGCGTCATGCCCCGCGTCACCGTCCGCCTCGGTGCCCTGACCCGCAGCGACGGCCGCTGGGCGCAGAAGGGCGTGGACGCCGCCATGCACGCCGAGCTCACCGAGCTGGCCCGCAACCGGGCCTGCTCCGACGTCGTACTCGTCACCGGCGACGGGGACCTGCTGCCCGGCCTGATGTCCGCCAAGGAGCACGGGGTCGCCGTCCACCTGTGGGCCGTCCAGGCCGCCGACGGCGACTACAACCAGTCCGAGGACCTCGTCGCCGAGGCCGACGAGCGCCGCGTCCTGGACCGGGCCTGGATCACCCGGGCCGTCCGCGCCAAGGACCTCGCCGGACTGTGCGCACCGCCTCCCGCGCCGCGCCCCGAGATCGCCGCGATCCTCTCCGCCCCGCTGCCCGAGGCGGCCCTCGCCGAGGCCGCCCGCAGCGCCGGCGGCAACGGCGCCGGAGCCCCCGCCGCCGCACCCGAGGGCAACGGCGCCCCCGTGCCCGCCCCCGCCGCCGGGGGCAAGGCCGTCCCCACGCCCAAGGACCTCGCCGGCTCGCTGCGTGCCCCCGGCCAGCAGCCCGGCCCCGCCGGAGCCCACGGCGCCGCCGCCCAGCAGCCCCCGGCCGGCAGCGCCCTGCGCTGGTCCTCCGACAAGGGCTGGATCGACCGGGCCGGGCCGCTCGGCGAACCCGCCGAGACCGCCTCGCTGCCCACCCTCGCCCAGCTCACCAGCGCCGAGCAGCGCTGGGCCGACCGCGAGGAGGACATCACCACCGTCGGCGGCGACCCCTTCGAGGTCGGCCAGGTCTTCGCCCGGCGCTGGATGGAACGCCTCCCGGAAACCGTCCACCTGCAGAAACTCGCGACGATGTACCCGCGGATCCCGCACCGCATCGACGGGGAGCTGCTGCGCTACGCCGCCCGGTTCGGGCTGCTCGCCCACAAGGACGACCAGATCGACGAGCACGACCGCTACGCCATCCGCGCCGGGTTCTGGCGGGAGATCGACGTCCGCGCGGCCGCCGAGCACGTGGCCGTCACACCCTCCATCGTGCCCGCGGGGCCGCCGACCCCGGCAGCGGAGTAG